CATACGACACGTTAAGTATCAAGCAGATTCTACTTCTTCTCTATAAATTGCGAAGCTGTTTCATTCGCTAGGCTACATTAGTCTACTTGGCAGAAGTACCAAAGAGTCAGAAGAGAAAGATTCCTCCGAGAGAAAATTTCTTGCGACTAGAAAAATTGCGGCTTGGCTCAGACACGACTGTCATCCTCCTGAGAGGATAATTTTACCATGATATTATACTTTGTAGTTTTTATCGAACTCTTCGCGCTACTAAAATAGATGGCTATTTTTTGAAAGGCTGCCAACAGTTTATAATTTAGACCACGAGTACAGgaaaaatgatattattttGACAGAATGTCGCAAAGTACTCACTGGCGAGCGATACGATGAAAAGTCAACGCTTCGGTTTATCCAACTGGTCGGTCGCCGTACGTTATTCGCGTAACCAGTAGGTGGTTATTTTTACCGACTCGTGACAACAGTCATAGGTCTCGAGACACGTAGAGCTTCACAGCTCGAACACGCATCGATAATTCTCTGCGTAAATACATTCGTCTATTTGAATTTTTAGAGGAATATCGAAATCCGGTGGATATTTTGGGGACGAAAAGTTCTGGAGCAGAGTCGACCAAAACCAGAGAACGGACTCGAACGATCCAGGAGGCGAGGAAGTATAGCAAGGCCGATGTAGCCGTTAGTCGGTGGCGTAGGAGAGAGAGAAGGTTAGTTGGGTTCAGGGGCTGTACCGTGGGCACGAGTCCCAGCCCATGCATACCAATCGAGCGGTAACCTAACAACGGTTAACCGCAACCAGTCGACCCGCTGCTAATCAGAAAATCACGCTACCGCGGAAACCCCCAGCGGAGGGGTTGCAGAGGCTGCGAATCGGttcgtctctctctctcataACGCGCCAATTCCTCCTCCATCCTCCATCGAATACTTTCTCGCGCCACGATGAACCAGGGGAAGGGTTGTATGTGTAGGTGTGCTTCCGTTGAACGTAAAACACGAACTCGTGCAACTAGACTCGTCAACGACACTTGGGAATAACCCCTGCTATGGCTGACATCGCGCTAATTACGAGGTTAAATATCAAGGGGTTAACAGCGAGCCAATGTACCGGGCATCGATTATCGAAGTCTCATTTTCCGGTCAGCTTTCCGCCGCTCGACGTAATCGGACGGACGGATAAGCTTAAGGGGCGGTGATTAGCTCGTGGTACCGTGGAAAAAGTCGAAGGTTGCTCGTGACTCGGCCTGGATATGCACTATCGCTCGAAAGTTTGGCATCGCGTGTGATATTGATGGTTTGCGGAagaaaatgaattaaaatacAACGCGGTATTTTTAACTTTAGTTGGCTTTATTGCAAGCTTTATATATCGCGTCGACGTACACTCGTCCGTATATTAACTAATATACtgcgattttattttattaagagTACGAGAGTAAGGGAAGCGTTGGTGTATTTTTTCCCTTAATTATCCACTGCTTCGTATGTATTATCGACTAGCATTAACTATTTCTTAACTCGGAGTATGTTCAAGGAAATTCGCCCTTCCCAGGAGTGCTCGATGCGACAGCTTGCAAATTTCTCCGACGATACTCCAGGACTTTTCATTTACAACGCTTCGACGAACGGTCGAACGTATGTATTTGCGCTGCACTTGCGCGTTACTCGTTTCTGTAAGTGCAGCACTCGTTTCCGTTTGGTTCGTCAACGACATTAGCCTGCGGGGCGAGAAGTCAAAGTTCCGGGTCGCACGTTCACCGTTTCGTTGCCTTTCCTCGTCAGTGCTTGTCATTGGACACAATAACGTGTCCAGTGTTTCGAAAGTCGAGTCCTTAAAATTTTCTTGGCGAGCGCACCCTTTCTTCGCGTGGACTGCCAAGTGAACGCCGGTCCCACGAGCGACGAGAAATTGACACTCGCATCGGCTACGTTTCGAGGGTGCGATCCCCTCGACTTTTCGAGAGGAGAGCCGGCTAAGCCGGTCGAGTGCAACCATGAAGAGCCTCCTTGACGAAGTATACGTTCGTGGGTAATAGATTTTCGAGATGGAGGAAGGTCATTCGATACTTTGGCGTTACGTTATTGGGGTAGGTTCTAATTCTTCCGGTAAATCAAAAAATTGAAATCGCGAGATCGTGTTTCGCTTTGTCCAACGAGTAGATTATAAATGTTTGTACATTTTTCTATCCTTGTAAacaaaattaaagaaacgtaacataaataaaaatttatttcatatttatattaaacGTCGTAATAAATATTCTACTATGAATATTTCACACGTGTTATAGATATAACTATTGAGATGTGTATAATTTTGCGTGCCAGACTAGATTGgtcgcgtagtagtgacacacgtatgcgAATACGATGGTGTGGAAGTATATGTGTCTCGAAAAACAGACGAACGTAACTGTTCCGTTGACAGTCTGGTATGGAAGATGCTGAGACAAAGGAAgcgctgagacgcgtgcaaatgtatatcgacgaagatcctggaaatcgtttattaaatagatgcaaaactattttaatatacttTCTAAGTGTAACCTTGGTGTTCCTTTACtattatttcggcaattaagatccacaattgtCAACAATAACAACTGAACAGTTGACAAACATTGTCATTATATACGTATAAAGCACGTTCGTGTCTCTCGATTTTACCAAAAACATGAAAAATGCGCGCACTTCGAATATAGATAATCGATAGCCAAAAAATTATTCCGACATGCGCTACGATATAGATCAGAGAAGGAGAAACGATCAAAGTTATTTGGATACTGTATCTGTACCAATAATCACAGTGAATAGAGTACGTGGtaagaaaatttaaagatactcTTAAAAAATCTTTTCTTCGGTGGGCGGAACGGCCGAGGGTGAAGAGGAAACGAAGAAACTCCGAAGCTCTTGGAAAATGGAGGACGTTTGTCCACGCTTACCTCCTCTTTTAAGGTTCCTGTAGCGTCTCGGAAGTACGAAATCTAATTTAACCTCCCGGCCGATCGCTTCACTTTTCCCTTGCCTGCGAATTTCCCTTCCACGACTCTCCCCTGTAAACCGGACGCCGGTTTAAAAAGTTCCACGATCCGAGGAACCGATCGAATCACCTGGGACACCGGAGCACCGAGAGTGCTTGATTATTTCCACAAAAGCGACAAGCAACGCCGTTTTAAATTGCGTTTTAAAAGTCGTTGCTTCTTTCCCCGGCATAAAAGAGGGGGAAACTTCGAACGTTTGATCTTTGTTTCGATATCTTTCTACTGCAAGACAtactgataataataataataatgatactTGGACTGCAGATACTTATACCGGTTTCATACTTTTATGAgagaaattaaatgaaatttacaGATTTATCTATTATTCCCAGTGATAGACACatagttaataataataattctaagGATTCTCGGGGATCCTTCAACATTGTGCGATCGTGAAAGTAAAAAACAAGATGAAAACGATCGTTACTTAATCGCACGCGGTTCTCTTTCAATAAAACAGCAACTTTTTATTTCGGTAACAGAGACTGTAACGTTTACTCGTTATCAAACTTTTTGCTGATCCTGATAGAAATTCCAACGAGGAGGTGGGAGGGTAAAAGAACTGCGTTTCTAGGGTGTACATGGAGGGGATGGTAGGAAAAAGGGGGAAACATGGAACAGGCGTACGTAGAGAAAAGTTTTCGCCAAACCGGATACAAGGAAGTTCCACCGTATTCGCGCATCCGGTGCCATAAATCCCGGTCTCTTCCCGCCTTCTCGTGCCCGCTGGCCAAGACAGCGAGCCCTCACTCTGTCCGACGAATAAATTTGCGATCAAGCTTTTTCCACGTCGCCGTTCCTCTCGATCGGTCGGTTCTATCGATTACGAATCGCAAGCAATCACCAATGATCGACAGTCGCACGACAGAAATCTTCGAATCGATCGATACTTGCTGTTTTACCGACCGATCTATATTCCAGAATCGATTTTCGATCAATTAAATAAGCCAAAGTTACACGTACGTATTCGTATCCTATTAAGATAGTAAAGACAGCTTTAAGAAGAGTATGACGAGGAATTTTCAGTGTTTCAAGTTTCGTAGATAAAACAGATATAGATCTTTGAGTTACGAGTTTCTGCAGTACCAACCGATTGCCTTTCCGCAATCGCAAATGCAAAAGATCAAAATGATCGAAGCGattatacgtattatatttCGTGGTATATCGTGACGcatcacaaaaaaaaaaaaaaaaatcgtaatCGTTCGATAATCCTAGAAAAGATTCTTTCATCGCGGAGACAACGAGGCGAGACAAGTATTTATGGGTTATTGATGATACGGGCGCTTTCAGAATCTAAGAAGATCGTATAATAACGTAATTAACGGCGCGCGTTGACAAATTGAATCGACGGCGAATGTATTCTTTTCATCGTGACTGTACGTCGGTGGTCCTGGTCCATAAATATTTCATGGCAGTCGGGCATCCCTGTGTTCGTGGAAAATCGTAGAACGTTCAATGATCATCCCCCCGATGTGGCAGCCGCGCGACACACCCTCGAAAAATCTTCACGAGAAAACCAACGAGGAACCGATAATCTTCCATCGATCAGTATCAGCGAGGATGGAAGGAAGCGTTTCTCGAAAATGGAAATCCTAGTTAGGCATGAAATATGAATGGCGTGAAAGGTTTGTCTGAAATAGTCGAAAAGATCGTGCACTTGCCATTTTTTTAGATTCGCACACCACGTCACTTTTGACAACATCTTCAAGGTGTACATGGTTACGTTTTTTTAACGCTGGAATTAAAGTGATGTAATGAAAATAGATAGACGCGTGTAATCGTGTTTTTATATCGATAGATATCAACgtcaattttatcgaaaatcgatCTGCATGTTTCCAGCGATTAATTTGCTAAACCAAAACCATTTTCTTGTCGGACGATCTTACGAACGAAAATATCCAGAGAacttgataaataaaataacaaaggaACCGTGTGTGTCCCTGGTGTACAAGGAGCCTTACACCGAGCTCTAAAGCGTACAGTTCGTTTCCATCCCCGTGAAGATTAGTTTGCAAATTCTCATGGATTCTCGGGAAATTTGGAGGTGCACGGGTGCCGAATCTCGATCTGGAAGAAGAGCGGACAACGTCGGGGTTTAGATAAGCGCCCCTACGGGAAGCCATTAACCGGGGAGAACGGCGTGAAAGCAAGGAGGATATTAGAGCGATCCGGCGATTGGCTCCGATGCAATTTCGCACGGTACGCTGGCGGCACGTTGGGCGAAGGTGTTAAATTCACTGGATGTACGTCGGACGAGCCATTCTGGGGTAGCCGACAAATCCGATCGTATTTTCATCGACGCCAAATTGGCAATATCCTCGCCGGTGACGATTCCTGAATTATGCATCAGCCTCGGGGACAGTCGCTTCGCTTCGCTTCGAAGTTTATCCATCCCGCTCGTTTCCATCCGCAGCCTCGACCTGTTCGACTCTCTTCCACGCGGGGAGTTTTCTGCCCTCTCGCAGCTTCCACCCTCGCGACCACCCCCGACCCCAAACACCCTCTGCTGCCTTCTCCGCCGCCTCcaccacctcctcctcctcctcctctttcaTCGTCTCCTTCAGCTACGCTTCAATCCCCTGTTCTCGTTCTCTGTCGCGCTCCCTTCCTTCGGGCCCTTTCTCCAATGGAAACGTCACTTATTGGTCGAACGAAAGGGAGGAAAAAGAGAGGACACCCTCGAATCCGACCAATCACGGTGAACGTCCGTGATAATACTCGCGATATTTGCCACGGTACAGACTCGGGCAAAAGCGTCCCCCGCTTCAGAGATCGCGACCGATCGAAGGGATCCGCTGGGAGAAATTTCAAACAGCCCTCTGTCAAACACTGTGATCCTCTTTTAACGTTGTTTATACGGTAATCATTTTTACGAGACTCGGATCGTATCAAACAGATTTATCGAACGGTCAGGTTACAAGTTGAAAGGAAGTTTCGATTCGTCGAACGATTATCGAATATGTTTTACGTACGAATAAATTCGAGAGTCTCTGGAAAGAGTGGAAGAACGAGAAGGAAAGTAACGAAGCGTCTGAAACGAACGAAAAAGAGAATCCATGGATGATAATCGAATCGAGCGTTTGGAAACGGCCCTTAAGCCTTTACGAGAGGGGACAGACAATGGAAGGTAAAAGTAAAGCGTCGTTCTTGGAACGAAGGGCTGCTCACCCCAATAATAAAATGATAAGAACCCCGGTGTGTCTTCCCTCCTTCTCCATCCTGCTTTCTACCCCCCACTTTCGTTTCCTCTGACTGGAGCCAACTCGTATATAAATGTCGATATTATTGTAACGAACCGCTTTTGATGGCAATTTCTCCTTCCGCGTGCTCTATTGCTCAGACGAGCCCACGCGATCGGACACTCGCAAATTCGTTGAATCGACCGAGGAATTTATTGTTTCCGGATCGCGCGCGTCGCAGAAAGGACATCGACGCGACCATTCCCGATCTCGAATTCGATTCTCCAACCTTCGCCGGTTATCTGGCGAAAAATCTTTCCGATCTTCTCGTTGGTACGAGGTTGCTTAGGAACTCTGACGTTGTATCGACGCGAATGTATCTGGTTAACATTTTCATCGCTGTTCATAAATATCTACTAATGATAAATTAGTAATTAGAAGTAGCATTTTCATAGAAACTCTACAAGAATCTGTAACTGCGATGATCGTTTCTAAGATGCGTttcaagaaaaaaattaaagattCATCCGTCCGATGGATAAAGTATGGATGGttaattcgaataaaaagaatctGTTATTGCTATTGGATTTATTCGACGATTTTCTCCGTTTCGTTGGCGGAACGTTCGCCTTGCGATCGAGATACGTGGCATTTGGGTCAGGTTACAGGGACGAGTACTACATGGATTATTTTTGTTGCTGCGTTTTCCCGAGCCTAGTTCACGCGACTATCATCCTCGTGTCCTTTTATCTTCTCTGCAAAGTATCGACAGTTCTCGGCCACGAGGCCTATCCAAATTTAGACTTGGACTTCTCTTAGAAAAAATAATCGAATGTATATCGAGTGTCGCGTGGCCGACGAGGCTGGTTCGTCGTTCCAGCCGAGGTTAGAGTTACGAAGCTCGACCCTCCAGCGAGGTTACGAACGGACGAAGAATTTTCGAGACGTCTGCCACGTTGTACGACGGCTTTTCACCTTCCTCGCGATTGTCGGGGCTGTACGTGACGAGACTCGACGGCGCAACGAATGAATTTAAGACGAAAGCGCGACGTCAGGCACGCGACAAAGAACACACACGAACAAGTCTGCTCGTTCGCCCTCCGCGTCTCGTTCCTCGGATCTTTCCAGCGGTCACAGACAGGCCAAATAGGTGAAGGACAATTTCGATCGGCGCTAGATCGATCCTCGAAGCGAGAGCCAACGAACGAAGCGACTGAAAATATCGTTGACGAACATCGATCCAGGAAATCAACGTCAGATAGACCCCGTGAGAAACTGCGATCCTCCTCTGGCTTTTCCATTTTCACCGATTGTCCGGATATTCACTTTCTCTAGAAGTTTAAACGTTAAAAGAGTATTACATACGGGgcagtaaaataaaatatcgccTGTCTCTCGACCGCTTATAGCTTCCTAAATAATAATCTGAGGATTCACCTCGAAAGACAGTCGCCTAACGATTGTACAATTTTCGAGGAAAATAAACGTGACACGAAGATTGTTCTATGATTATCCTTTAGAGAGCTACAACGGTTCAAACATCGACGATTTTATCGCGTAGGATAGTTAGACCGGATATTTTGAAACTTGGCAGACAGAAGCGCCACGCTCTATAGAAAGGCTCTTACCTGCGCTATTTGTCCTTCCTCTGCTTCCTCTTCTTCATTTTCTTGGGATCGCAAGGCTTGCGCCTCTTGCACTCCAATCTCTCCGGTGGACAATAAAACGGATCTTTGCAACAAACGTATTTCTCCTTATGCGGACACGGTGGCAGCGTCGGCTTGGACGGTTTAACCGCTTTTGAATCGTAACAAGGACAAGGTCCAGGGTGCATTTTCGGCGGAGGTGGACAAGGGCAAAGAATCACCGGGTCCGTCGGTGGTTCAGGAAGAGGCGGCGGGATGCAAATTTCTTTTTTCGCTTTACCGGACGTTCGAATTTCGACGCACGATTCTACCTCGTACTTTGCCTCAGGAACTTCCGGACAGGGTTTAGGCGAGACAAACTTCGGGGTTGGGCAAGTAGTCGGCCCGTATTCCATTTTCGGCGGTTTAGCGATTTCAGGCACCTCGCACTTTCCCTTTGGTAGGCACCTGTCGTCACACTCGTCCtgtttctccttcttcttcttctcccgcAATTTTACCGGCTTTCTGCCGGCACACacgtccttcttcttcttcttcttctcgggCTTCCTCTCGCAAGCTTTCACGCAGCTGCGTCTCTTGTCTTCGCAAATGTCTTCCAAATCCTTGCAACTGGGTGGTTTCGCTGTGGATTTCCTAGACTTGTCAGACGAACCGAGTAACGTCGAGTCGACGTGGAATCTTCTGTAATCGATGCTCGGAGGCGCGAACCTAGATACCGCGTGATAAGTAGACATCCTCCTCTTCCTCGGCTTATTTCGGTTCTTCTTTCGCGGATTTTTGCTGCTATTTTTGGGACAAGACGGGACGTCCTTGGGACAGGAGACTTGCGGTTTGGCGACTTGTTGGCAAGGTGGACAGGGTTTCGGGCATGGACAAGGTGGTGGCGGTTTAGGACAGGGGCAAGGACTGCACGGTGGCGGAGGTGGACAGGGTGGAGGTTTGGGACACTCCGCGCACGGTGGACAAGGTGGACAGATTCTGGGTGGAGGAGGAGGTGGGCAAGGAAGCGGTCTGGGACACGGAACGGGTGGTGGACAAGGTGGACACGGTGGTGGAGGTGGACAGTAGGCTGGAGGACATGGCGGTGGACAAGGGCAAGGTTCGCAAGGCGGTGGCGGCGGACACTCCCTTTGTGGTGGACATTCGGGACACTTTGGCATTTTTGGACACCTGGGTGGCGGTGGTGCGGGAGGTAGCGGACAGGGTGGCGGACATTTGGGTGGTCGAGGTACCTTGGGTGGCGGTGGAGGCGGCAACGGAGCTGGACACTTGGGACACTTGGGAGGCTTGGGTGGTCTCGGAGGCAGAGGACACTTTCGATAGCATATCTTCGGCGGCAGATACTTCTTCTCCACGGGTTTTTCACAAGGCATGGGACAAGGGGGTGGACAAGGTGTTTCAGGCTGCGGACACTTGGGGTTCTTCGGGCGTGGGCGAGAGCACGGTGGAGCGGGTTGTACGCATTTATCCTGTGGGATACACGGCTTCTGTCGTTGGTACGATTGTCTGCAAGACCTTCTCCGCGAATTCTGGCCTTTGCTACAATCGGGAACTGACTTGGAAGAGAGTTTGGAGGGAGGACGAGGTGGCCTTTTGCCGTGCGCTTTGCCCATCAGGATGGAATCGTTTCGAAAGAACCTCGCTTGCTCTTGCCACAAGCGTCTCGTCAATCCTTTCGATAAACGCACGATCTTCTCGCTACCCTTCGATAGAGCGGGTGTGGTGGTAAAGTTCCTCGCGAACGCCAGGCTCGCGTTAGGTATTCTCGACGACGGCCAACTGCGCCCATTAAGAACGTACGATCCCAAAGAGTATCGACTTCTGGTTCGGAAGTTACCAAGCATCCCGGTGGAAAGCTTGAGAAGAGGCCTCAGCAACGGTGTGTTTAAATCGTATTTGGCCTACGATGCAGACAACAGAGATTTTGATCGATAGAGGATCGTTTAGTCCGCCGCTATCTCCACGTACCCTCTGTCTCTCGGTGCGCGTGACGCCCAATGCCTAACATTTTTTCGTTTTGCACGGTTTCTTGGGTGGACACTTAACGCAAAACGGCTTCTTTTCCGGCTTCGGTTTCGCGGGATAGCCTGGTGGACCCATGGGCTTACAGGGGCCCTTTGGCGGATGGCAAGGGCTCTTTATCGGCCAATCCGGCGGATCCTCGCCGCAGTCCGGCTCGCCCAATCGTAGCTGCCGCCTCTTTCTCCCTACACCCTGGATACATCATATCGCGTTTTGCTTAGGTCTCTCGTTTCTCCTTCGATCGCTCGTTGCAAACGCCTTGCCTCTGGCCCACCTCCCTCCTTCGCCCACGACTGAATCGAACGTGTATTACGAATAGAAAGTAAAGAATGACGGTTTTCGAAGGAGATGGCTATCACGATCGCAAGGCGAAATCCGCGGCGAAACGATATTCTATCGACGACGATCTTCTATAGTAATATCAGACGAACGATGGGTAAACGCATAGGCAACAAATGTCTCGTATCTTCGATGAATTTCAAGCGGTTGCCATTTAAACGCTTAAACTAAGGAGAATCGATGGGTCGTTCTTCAACGACAACGACTCGAAAAGATCCTTAAACGACGTGCCATCGTACGAACGACTCCGTGGACGCAAATCCATGTCTTCGTCTCTGGAAACGCGTTTATTGGGGAACTCTTTCTGCAGTTGGCCATAGTCTAAACCGATCTCGTCCTCGTATTCCTCGCCTTGGGGGAAGTAGTCGTCGTTGCCGATTCTGTCCTGTTCCAAGAGTACCATGTCTCGATACGAACTGGCGAGACCGTCGAGGATTTGGTTCTTCGTGACGTGGTTGAAGATCGAGTTAGAGGTCATTGACAAAGGGCCCCTGTTTCTTCGGTCCGAGGCTCGCGCGCTCGATCCCTCGATTCCGAGCGAATCGATGCTCGCCCTCTGCGGGGAGAGAGGATGATCCGACATTTTCGattgatttattttctttttcttttttttttttcaattttcacgATTAAATTTGGAAATGAGGAAGAGGCAGAAGGGAGGTGGAGCCATAGCGACGAGTAACGGTTTCACGCGCTGCTCGATCATCGTTATCGAGTGCTCGCGACCGATTCGAGAGATGATAAACTGTAATGTATTAAACAAAGATActttgtcttttcttttttgtgtGAAACTTACTTGGACAGCGTTACCGTTCGGATGGTGTCTGGCCAGGGTGTCTGGCGTAACCTGCGGCTGGAATTAAAAGTAAAGCACACAGATGGATTTTTTTGTACTTTCTTTAAACAATCGGTGTACGAAAGAAAGACGTGTGGATAAAATGGAATCGAGCTATATACGTGACTTTCGAAAAATACGTTTATTCACGTTACAATAACTTCACGCACGCTACATATAACTTTCGTTCGAATATTCCAAGATATCGGGACAAATATACGCGAGAATACTCGCGGTTAGATAACCGACGTTCGATAATTTCGGAAGATCTCGTTACGATAACGACACGAAACGTCAAAGGCATCCGAGTCGAGAAGACCAACTTTCCTCGTCTTTTCTTGCCGACTACCCTGCGAATTGATAGAAACGTCGTTCGACTCGTCCGTCTTACAAATATCCTTGTAATCAGAATCGTTATTCGCGTTAATTTTCGAGTCGAAGGTAGAGTATCTTCGACAAGATCCGCGTCCGGTTCCACCCGATTTATCGTCGTCCTGAGGACATCCCGGTGCCCGAATCACCGGTGGACACTTAGCTTTCTCGCTTTTCTTtagcttctcttttttcttcgtttcgtaACTGTCCTCCTTCTTCTGGCAACACGTATCAGccgtcgtcttcttcttcttctgttgCTTCTTGCACCGTTGCCCGTGAGTTTCGTCGTTCCAAAGTTTGTCACAAGGATCGTATTTCGCTTCTTCCTTGTACTTTTTGCACGTTGGCCCGTGGTGTTCCTCCGATCTGCAAGGTTTACAGGGATCCTCGACGTCTTCGTCACAGGTTGGCTGCTTTTTGCACTCGTCTCGTTTCTTACACTCGTCTCGTTTCTTGCACGCTGCCGGTTCGTTCTTCTTACCGCAACTCTTAACCGCATCCACCCCTTTGCATTTtctctttttacatatttcatcTTCCTTTTTCGACTTCTTCTTGCCGCAGATTTTCTTCAGTTTGTCTTTTATCGACGACTTGCAGTCGCTGTCGCTGGGCGAGAATAAAATAGAAGTTTGGGTAGGGTGCTTCAAAATCGGTGCCACTTCCACGTCCGTGAACAGAGACTCGAGATTGTACGAAACTAGACTCGATAGCGAATGCGATCTTTGTCCGTTGATCTTCAAATTCTCCAGGAATAAGGCGATCTTGGACGATATCTTTTGTCTCGAACCATCTTCGCTCGTATCGTTTTCCGACTCGCTGTTGCTCGTTGTCGTCACTCCTCCCTCGATTATGTCGCAACTAGAACTCTCCGCCGACCGTTGTACCATCGTTCGATTCTCCAATCGCACGAGAGATCTCAAGTTCTCCACGATCATCGAGCTCTCTGTTCCTTCCAACGGACCGGCGGCTAAATCGCTTACGGAAGTCGAAACGTTCGATCTATTCTCTCGATAACTCCTCTTTCTATCAGATTTATCCCGACTCGATTCCTTCGGTATCTTTCGATTCGCGGCGCAATCGATCCTGTCGATTTTCCAACCGCCCAACTTGCTGTAATAATCGTGCGCGAGGTCGTTGTTCCGAACCTCGAAGAATCTCGAGAAGAAATTCGTAAGGGGTTTGCGTCTCTGTCG
Above is a window of Bombus affinis isolate iyBomAffi1 chromosome 5, iyBomAffi1.2, whole genome shotgun sequence DNA encoding:
- the LOC126915936 gene encoding uncharacterized protein LOC126915936, encoding MLGNFRTRSRYSLGSYVLNGRSWPSSRIPNASLAFARNFTTTPALSKGSEKIVRLSKGLTRRLWQEQARFFRNDSILMGKAHGKRPPRPPSKLSSKSVPDCSKGQNSRRRSCRQSYQRQKPCIPQDKCVQPAPPCSRPRPKNPKCPQPETPCPPPCPMPCEKPVEKKYLPPKICYRKCPLPPRPPKPPKCPKCPAPLPPPPPPKVPRPPKCPPPCPLPPAPPPPRCPKMPKCPECPPQRECPPPPPCEPCPCPPPCPPAYCPPPPPCPPCPPPVPCPRPLPCPPPPPPRICPPCPPCAECPKPPPCPPPPPCSPCPCPKPPPPCPCPKPCPPCQQVAKPQVSCPKDVPSCPKNSSKNPRKKNRNKPRKRRMSTYHAVSRFAPPSIDYRRFHVDSTLLGSSDKSRKSTAKPPSCKDLEDICEDKRRSCVKACERKPEKKKKKKDVCAGRKPVKLREKKKKEKQDECDDRCLPKGKCEVPEIAKPPKMEYGPTTCPTPKFVSPKPCPEVPEAKYEVESCVEIRTSGKAKKEICIPPPLPEPPTDPVILCPCPPPPKMHPGPCPCYDSKAVKPSKPTLPPCPHKEKYVCCKDPFYCPPERLECKRRKPCDPKKMKKRKQRKDK